The following are encoded in a window of bacterium HR17 genomic DNA:
- the outD gene encoding Type II secretion system protein D, whose translation MVGRSCLSVWLALVVLAGSVAWSQQTIDPKDDPVIPLVEFDSATVGAVLDLLFSNAQYSATPDVLALPIGRLRLVNKRVSEILNFVVQQTGLQWRYENGVFLITRRPPEEPKPVEPTPSGRDKEPAKKEPAKVDQPLPATPRVVSPTEWQERLQPAPQPVITEFLRVRNIPVADACFLLGIPSQGISTYQTIHDIVAAQYRQLYNSFSTSSAGVTPNDVQPSLRGGLPTAPVATPVAGGVNALPVDPFTRVPSPIGEVARQFGVGFGGIGGFGQPGVGFGGVGGVGGIGGIGGVGGFGLGGAGAGIASFITGIQQIVGIPTQNAILVRGTAEAIEELRRILALIDVPPDQVEIESQFVSVVTGFQDIVGIDWSVAGTEVTAVTSGMSSAGSINIGLVRGNLSATLGALIASNRGRVIQAPRAFTINGLPAIFVSAIQRPFFVQQAISDISGATRIVTSIGLVQVTIALIAIPFINEDQTVTVFIQPVVQDIVGEIENPVGGTVPIISSTFTASLVRVRSGDSFAIGGLLTTRTTEQRREIPLLARLPLIGSLFRRTSKITDETNLIIFVTPRIVPAEELSSS comes from the coding sequence ATGGTCGGGCGTTCCTGTCTGAGTGTGTGGTTGGCGTTAGTGGTGCTCGCAGGGTCAGTGGCTTGGTCGCAGCAAACAATTGACCCCAAAGATGACCCTGTCATTCCATTGGTAGAGTTTGATTCGGCGACGGTCGGGGCAGTGCTGGACTTATTGTTTAGCAACGCCCAGTATTCAGCGACGCCCGATGTTTTGGCGCTACCGATCGGACGGTTGCGCTTGGTGAACAAACGGGTCAGCGAGATTTTGAACTTTGTCGTCCAACAGACTGGTTTGCAATGGCGTTACGAAAATGGCGTTTTCCTGATCACCCGCCGCCCGCCTGAAGAGCCGAAACCCGTTGAGCCAACGCCGTCAGGGCGAGACAAAGAACCGGCGAAAAAAGAGCCGGCAAAAGTAGATCAACCGCTCCCTGCGACGCCGCGTGTCGTGTCGCCGACCGAATGGCAAGAGCGACTGCAGCCTGCGCCACAACCTGTTATCACTGAATTTTTGCGGGTGCGTAACATTCCTGTCGCCGATGCCTGTTTCTTATTGGGGATCCCGTCTCAAGGCATATCCACCTATCAAACCATTCACGACATCGTGGCGGCACAGTATCGGCAGCTCTATAACTCGTTCAGCACCTCGTCGGCGGGCGTTACACCAAACGATGTCCAACCCTCATTGCGCGGCGGTTTGCCGACGGCACCAGTAGCAACGCCTGTAGCGGGTGGGGTAAACGCTTTGCCCGTTGACCCGTTCACACGCGTGCCGTCTCCTATCGGTGAGGTGGCGCGACAGTTTGGCGTCGGCTTCGGCGGTATCGGTGGGTTTGGACAGCCTGGCGTCGGTTTCGGCGGTGTCGGCGGGGTTGGTGGTATCGGTGGCATCGGGGGTGTCGGTGGGTTCGGTTTGGGCGGTGCCGGCGCGGGTATCGCATCCTTCATCACCGGCATCCAACAAATTGTCGGTATCCCCACACAAAACGCTATTCTGGTGCGGGGCACTGCCGAAGCCATTGAAGAACTGCGACGCATCCTCGCCCTCATTGATGTGCCTCCAGACCAAGTGGAAATTGAATCCCAGTTCGTCTCAGTTGTCACGGGTTTTCAAGACATCGTCGGCATTGACTGGTCGGTCGCCGGCACTGAAGTCACCGCCGTCACCTCGGGCATGTCCTCTGCCGGCAGCATCAACATCGGGTTAGTGCGGGGTAATTTGTCAGCGACCTTAGGGGCGTTGATCGCCTCCAACCGCGGTCGGGTCATCCAAGCCCCGCGTGCCTTTACCATCAACGGCTTGCCCGCTATTTTCGTCAGCGCCATCCAGCGTCCCTTCTTTGTCCAACAAGCCATCTCCGACATTTCGGGTGCCACACGCATTGTCACCAGCATTGGGTTAGTGCAGGTCACCATCGCGCTGATCGCGATCCCCTTTATCAACGAAGACCAAACTGTAACCGTCTTCATTCAGCCGGTCGTGCAAGACATCGTGGGGGAGATTGAAAATCCGGTCGGCGGCACTGTGCCGATTATTTCGTCCACTTTCACGGCTTCGTTGGTGCGGGTGCGCAGCGGTGACAGTTTTGCTATTGGCGGGTTGCTAACGACCCGCACCACCGAGCAGCGGCGCGAAATTCCGCTTCTTGCCCGCCTGCCTCTTATTGGGAGCCTGTTCAGGCGCACGAGCAAAATTACCGATGAGACCAACCTTATCATCTTCGTGACCCCTCGCATCGTGCCTGCCGAAGAGTTATCGTCCAGTTAG
- the aroC gene encoding Chorismate synthase: MLTRLRFLTAGESHGPALTVIVDGVPAGLSLSPDDINGDLRRRQRGYGRGARMRRIENDVVRFLGGVRHGVTIGSPIAMVIENRDYVNWQIAMSPEPLVESFPEDKLRAFFIPRPGHADLAGAVKYGTRDLRPILERASARETAARVAAGAVARKLLGEIGVRIVSHVVALGTVEAQVDASALPFDEIVARAEASELRCLDPAAEAAMKRLVDEANERHDTLGGVFEVIADSVPIGLGSHVHWDRKLDGRLAQAVMSIPAVKGVEIGRAFEMARRFGSQVHDPFLPPDPHPSDWRFFPRASNNAGGLEGGVTNGERLIVRGAMKPLSTLRHPLPSLDLRTLQPAKAHVERSDVCAVPAAGVVAEAMVALVLADAVLEKFGADTMDELKAHLRYYRDQIRQWLQTPMTLRQ, translated from the coding sequence ATGCTAACACGGCTGCGGTTTCTGACAGCGGGTGAATCGCACGGTCCGGCATTGACTGTTATAGTGGACGGCGTGCCAGCAGGGTTATCGCTGTCACCTGATGACATCAACGGCGACCTCCGCCGCCGCCAACGAGGTTATGGGCGCGGCGCCCGCATGCGCCGCATTGAGAACGATGTCGTGCGTTTTTTAGGCGGAGTGCGCCACGGTGTCACTATCGGTAGCCCCATCGCGATGGTCATTGAAAACCGTGACTATGTCAATTGGCAAATTGCTATGTCCCCTGAACCGCTTGTAGAGTCGTTCCCTGAAGACAAGTTGCGCGCTTTTTTTATCCCTCGCCCTGGGCACGCAGACTTGGCAGGAGCCGTCAAGTATGGGACGCGCGATTTGCGCCCGATTTTGGAACGCGCCAGCGCGCGAGAGACGGCGGCGCGCGTCGCCGCTGGCGCCGTCGCCCGTAAATTGTTGGGGGAAATCGGCGTCCGCATCGTCTCCCATGTCGTCGCCCTCGGCACCGTAGAAGCTCAAGTGGACGCTAGCGCCCTGCCCTTTGACGAAATCGTCGCCCGCGCCGAAGCGTCCGAGTTGCGCTGCCTTGACCCCGCTGCAGAAGCGGCGATGAAACGCCTCGTGGACGAAGCCAACGAACGCCACGATACATTGGGCGGCGTGTTTGAAGTCATCGCCGACAGCGTGCCTATTGGGTTGGGCAGCCATGTTCATTGGGACCGCAAGTTGGACGGGCGGCTGGCACAAGCCGTCATGAGCATTCCTGCCGTCAAGGGCGTGGAAATTGGACGGGCGTTTGAAATGGCGCGCCGGTTCGGGTCACAAGTGCATGACCCGTTTTTACCACCCGACCCTCACCCCTCCGATTGGCGCTTCTTTCCCCGCGCGTCCAACAATGCAGGCGGTTTGGAAGGCGGCGTCACCAACGGCGAACGACTCATCGTTCGGGGGGCGATGAAACCCCTGTCCACTTTGCGCCACCCGCTGCCGTCGCTGGATTTGCGCACGCTGCAACCGGCTAAAGCCCATGTGGAGCGGTCCGATGTGTGTGCGGTGCCGGCGGCAGGCGTCGTCGCCGAGGCGATGGTCGCCCTCGTCCTCGCCGATGCTGTGCTGGAAAAATTTGGCGCCGATACAATGGATGAACTCAAAGCCCATCTGCGATACTACCGCGATCAAATCCGCCAATGGTTGCAGACGCCCATGACGCTCCGTCAGTAA
- the trpB_2 gene encoding Tryptophan synthase beta chain, with protein sequence MTAIRWDALPDERGWFQDFGGRFVPETLMHPLEELTAAFESAVADPQFNAEWQMLLRDYAGRPTPLYFARRLTEHIGGAKIYLKREDLLHTGAHKINNTLGQALLTKRMGKHRVIAETGAGQHGVATATAAALLGLECVIYMGEVDMERQRLNVFRMKLLGAEVIPVRTGSRTLKDAINEALRDWVTNVRTTHYILGSVTGPHPFPKIVRHFQSVIGQEAKQQIREREGRLPDFVVACVGGGSNAMGIFWAFLPDEQVRLIGVEAGGKGLATSEHAASLCAGTIGVLHGAKTFVLQDDDGQIRDTHSISAGLDYPAVGPEHAFLKATGRAQYVAVTDDEALAAFELLAKLEGILSALEPAHALAYACQLARHLPKDAIVMVNLSGRGDKDVEVALKALHLP encoded by the coding sequence ATGACAGCCATCCGATGGGATGCGTTGCCCGACGAGCGGGGTTGGTTTCAAGACTTTGGGGGGCGGTTCGTCCCAGAAACCCTGATGCATCCGTTGGAAGAGTTGACGGCGGCGTTTGAAAGCGCCGTCGCCGACCCGCAGTTCAACGCTGAGTGGCAAATGCTCTTGCGCGACTATGCGGGGCGCCCGACGCCGCTGTATTTCGCCCGTCGCCTCACAGAGCACATCGGCGGGGCGAAAATCTACCTCAAGCGCGAAGACTTGCTCCACACGGGTGCCCACAAAATCAACAACACGCTGGGACAAGCCCTGCTGACCAAGCGCATGGGCAAACACCGCGTTATCGCCGAGACGGGCGCAGGGCAACACGGTGTCGCGACGGCGACCGCCGCCGCGTTGCTCGGTTTGGAGTGCGTCATCTACATGGGCGAAGTGGATATGGAACGGCAGCGGCTCAATGTGTTCCGCATGAAGTTGCTGGGCGCCGAAGTCATACCCGTCCGCACGGGCAGTCGCACGCTCAAAGACGCCATTAATGAAGCCCTGCGCGATTGGGTCACCAATGTCCGCACGACCCATTACATCCTCGGTAGCGTCACAGGTCCGCATCCGTTTCCCAAGATAGTGCGCCACTTCCAATCGGTCATCGGGCAGGAAGCCAAGCAGCAAATCCGAGAGCGCGAAGGGCGTTTGCCCGATTTCGTCGTCGCGTGCGTCGGCGGCGGCAGCAATGCGATGGGAATCTTTTGGGCGTTTTTACCCGATGAGCAGGTGAGACTGATCGGCGTGGAAGCGGGCGGAAAAGGACTGGCAACGAGCGAACATGCTGCCAGTTTGTGCGCAGGCACGATCGGCGTCCTGCACGGCGCCAAAACTTTTGTCCTCCAAGACGACGATGGGCAGATCCGTGACACCCACAGCATCAGCGCGGGCTTAGACTATCCCGCCGTCGGACCTGAGCATGCGTTTTTGAAAGCGACGGGGCGGGCGCAATATGTCGCCGTCACCGACGACGAGGCGTTAGCGGCGTTTGAATTGCTGGCGAAATTGGAAGGCATCTTGTCTGCGTTAGAACCTGCCCACGCCCTTGCTTACGCTTGCCAGTTAGCCCGCCATTTGCCTAAAGACGCCATCGTGATGGTCAACCTGTCGGGACGGGGCGACAAAGATGTGGAAGTTGCCCTCAAAGCCTTGCACTTGCCATGA